From one Magnolia sinica isolate HGM2019 chromosome 18, MsV1, whole genome shotgun sequence genomic stretch:
- the LOC131233261 gene encoding uncharacterized protein LOC131233261 — translation MKVYPAPKKCNISTIRYELDPSLSSSRQKKLRRLPHIFNRVLELPFHSDADVLVQETPESFRFVVTSDDITDDVRAHIISICPGATKIVIMGSNVFDLTLAGLELDLWRYRLPATTRPELASAAHVDGDLIVTVPKGAVSDDSDGGEEIIGGGIGRIVFVQ, via the coding sequence ATGAAGGTCTATCCTGCTCCCAAGAAATGCAACATCTCCACCATCCGTTATGAACTGGACCCGAGCCTCTCGTCTTCAAGGCAGAAGAAGCTCCGTCGGCTCCCTCACATCTTCAACCGGGTGCTTGAATTGCCTTTCCACTCCGACGCCGACGTCTTGGTACAAGAGACCCCCGAATCTTTCCGCTTCGTTGTAACGTCTGATGATATCACCGACGATGTCCGGGCCCACATAATCAGTATATGCCCTGGGGCTACTAAGATCGTGATCATGGGGAGTAACGTCTTTGATCTGACATTGGCTGGGTTGGAGCTCGATTTGTGGAGGTACAGGCTGCCTGCAACGACACGGCCAGAGCTCGCCAGCGCCGCCCATGTCGATGGGGACCTCATCGTAACTGTCCCGAAGGGTGCAGTGTCTGATGATTCTGATGGCGGGGAAGAGATTATTGGGGGTGGCATCGGTCGTATTGTCTTTG